Proteins encoded within one genomic window of Nordella sp. HKS 07:
- a CDS encoding DUF2950 domain-containing protein — MGAAEAVAAEAVAAVADAAEPHVLIHTASGRLTMYRKTLILLFVAALLCGTAGIPLANAAPSLDRFFGAQPQTFTEPSAAIDAFKAKMIAKDVPGLAQIIGLNAEAIAKTEDFDKRLTELQMATKEKVEVKETKPDRREILLGNLLWPFPFPLVKGEKGWQFNTEEGLEEILARRIGENELETIETSRNYLLAQQDYASEDRDDDNVLEFAQKLMSTAGTHDGLFWPADDDGESPAGPFVVEAKIGQTGAPPDQGYFGYRFRILRGQGDNVAGGRYDYVINGNMIAGYALIAWPARYGETGIKTFLISHHGGVYEKDLGPGTATIVEKIRRFNPDKTWNEVPD; from the coding sequence GTGGGCGCGGCAGAGGCGGTGGCGGCCGAGGCGGTGGCGGCCGTGGCGGACGCCGCTGAGCCTCACGTCCTGATACATACTGCTTCTGGGAGACTGACCATGTATCGCAAGACACTCATCTTACTCTTCGTGGCAGCGTTGCTCTGCGGAACCGCCGGCATTCCCCTCGCCAACGCCGCGCCATCGCTCGACAGGTTCTTCGGCGCCCAACCGCAGACCTTCACGGAACCTTCCGCGGCCATTGACGCATTTAAGGCAAAGATGATCGCGAAGGACGTGCCTGGTCTGGCACAGATCATCGGCCTCAATGCGGAAGCGATCGCCAAGACCGAAGATTTCGACAAACGATTGACGGAGTTGCAGATGGCCACAAAGGAAAAGGTCGAAGTCAAGGAGACGAAACCGGATCGTCGCGAAATTCTGCTGGGCAACCTGTTGTGGCCCTTTCCCTTCCCGCTGGTGAAGGGCGAGAAGGGCTGGCAGTTCAACACCGAGGAAGGCCTTGAGGAAATACTGGCCCGCCGCATTGGCGAAAACGAGCTCGAAACGATCGAGACTTCCCGAAACTACTTATTGGCGCAACAAGATTACGCGAGCGAGGATCGTGACGACGACAATGTGCTCGAATTCGCGCAGAAACTCATGAGCACCGCAGGAACTCATGATGGGCTTTTTTGGCCCGCTGATGACGACGGAGAAAGCCCCGCCGGTCCCTTTGTGGTCGAGGCGAAAATCGGGCAAACCGGCGCTCCCCCTGATCAGGGCTATTTCGGATATCGCTTCCGCATTCTCAGGGGACAGGGCGATAACGTTGCCGGCGGCCGATATGACTATGTGATCAATGGCAACATGATTGCGGGTTATGCGCTGATTGCCTGGCCGGCGCGATATGGCGAAACGGGTATCAAGACGTTTCTCATCAGCCATCACGGTGGGGTTTATGAGAAGGACCTGGGCCCCGGCACTGCGACGATCGTCGAGAAGATCAGGCGCTTCAATCCCGACAAGACCTGGAACGAGGTTCCAGATTAG
- a CDS encoding septal ring lytic transglycosylase RlpA family protein: MRRLLQSSAAIIAIGLIVAGCSSAKKDPFAGVGSPYYAKSGPLPKGGGRYHVGKPYEVAGNWFTPKEQPSYDKTGVASWYGPQFHRRMTSNGEWFDMNELTAAHATLPLPSYAKVTNLQNGRNVVVRINDRGPFVGTRIIDMSRRSAEVLGFKPQGKAQVRVQYIGPAPLNDQGQHLAAMNRELQNGTPLRQMMAAANGDIGGGGGIQVASTAPSFTPAPVYQGPKATIASATNDYQSPEYFVQVGSFADPYNAQRAREELENSGPVQVQELMGSAGPLYRVRIGPITNEGQAQVALRQAVDLGHPDARLIMANASL, from the coding sequence ATGCGTCGGCTGCTTCAATCTTCGGCTGCAATCATCGCCATTGGCCTGATCGTGGCCGGATGCTCATCGGCAAAGAAGGATCCGTTCGCCGGCGTCGGCAGCCCCTATTATGCGAAGTCCGGCCCTCTGCCGAAGGGGGGAGGGCGTTATCATGTCGGCAAGCCCTATGAAGTGGCCGGCAATTGGTTCACGCCAAAGGAACAGCCCAGCTACGACAAGACCGGCGTCGCCTCCTGGTACGGACCGCAGTTCCATCGCCGCATGACGTCGAACGGCGAATGGTTCGACATGAACGAACTGACCGCGGCGCATGCGACCCTGCCGCTGCCGAGCTATGCCAAGGTCACCAACCTCCAGAATGGCCGCAATGTCGTCGTGCGCATCAACGATCGTGGGCCCTTCGTCGGCACCCGTATCATCGATATGTCGCGCCGCTCGGCCGAGGTCCTGGGCTTCAAGCCGCAAGGCAAGGCGCAAGTACGCGTCCAATATATCGGACCGGCGCCGCTCAATGATCAGGGCCAGCATCTCGCCGCGATGAATCGCGAACTGCAAAACGGCACGCCCTTGCGACAGATGATGGCGGCGGCCAATGGCGACATCGGTGGCGGCGGCGGAATCCAGGTCGCCTCGACGGCGCCATCCTTCACCCCTGCGCCGGTCTATCAGGGTCCTAAGGCGACCATCGCCTCGGCGACGAACGACTATCAATCGCCCGAGTATTTCGTGCAGGTCGGCTCGTTCGCCGATCCTTATAACGCGCAGCGCGCCCGTGAGGAGCTCGAGAACTCGGGACCGGTCCAGGTCCAGGAACTCATGGGCTCGGCCGGGCCGCTCTATCGCGTCCGCATCGGGCCGATAACCAATGAGGGCCAGGCGCAGGTCGCGCTGCGGCAGGCCGTCGACCTCGGTCATCCCGATGCGCGGCTCATCATGGCGAATGCCTCCTTGTAG
- a CDS encoding DUF551 domain-containing protein codes for MGTWKPIETAPLIRDERILICNITASTYRESGPTIGWFTGKYYEDGDPIFENHDTLIEATHWMPLPDPPSRQT; via the coding sequence ATGGGAACGTGGAAGCCAATCGAGACCGCCCCCTTGATAAGGGACGAACGCATTCTGATCTGCAATATCACGGCATCGACCTACCGCGAATCCGGACCGACCATCGGATGGTTCACCGGAAAATACTACGAAGATGGGGACCCGATCTTTGAAAATCACGACACATTAATAGAAGCTACTCATTGGATGCCCTTGCCCGATCCTCCATCAAGACAGACCTAG
- a CDS encoding outer membrane protein encodes MEKLPFVTFLPQQAVFLKSLRVIIDLEAYPVSYTCGCTSWGSNMLSKILLAGTVSALMVSGAQAADIVEPLYDWTGPYIGLQGGYGWGQNDVKYDNQLQAVATASSGIFDTSSDDVVIEPNRDGKIGIDGWLGGAHAGYNWQVDSFVLGAEGDIEFSDLSGDTNILFSPTSELGQIKQDIDWLGSLRLRLGYAMDRALIYVTGGAAVGGVDMKIRIDPAVGGGGDADDTETRWGWTLGGGFEYAFTDEVSANIEYRYTDLGDTQIFLDNNDAVGDIKFDNAFHAVRVGLSWHFGSDL; translated from the coding sequence ATGGAGAAACTGCCTTTTGTGACCTTTTTGCCACAGCAGGCCGTATTCTTGAAATCACTGAGAGTAATTATTGATCTGGAGGCTTATCCCGTTTCTTATACCTGTGGTTGCACATCATGGGGAAGCAACATGCTGAGCAAGATACTTTTGGCGGGCACCGTTTCAGCGCTGATGGTGAGCGGGGCACAGGCTGCGGATATCGTCGAACCTCTGTATGACTGGACCGGCCCTTATATTGGGCTGCAAGGCGGATATGGATGGGGCCAGAACGATGTAAAGTACGATAACCAGCTCCAAGCGGTCGCGACGGCGAGTTCAGGTATCTTCGATACAAGCAGCGACGACGTGGTCATCGAACCCAACCGGGACGGCAAGATCGGCATCGACGGCTGGCTCGGCGGTGCCCATGCCGGATACAACTGGCAGGTCGATAGCTTTGTGCTCGGCGCGGAAGGCGACATCGAGTTTTCGGATCTTTCGGGTGACACGAACATCTTGTTCTCACCCACGAGTGAGCTTGGCCAGATCAAGCAGGATATCGATTGGCTGGGATCCCTGAGATTGCGTCTAGGCTATGCGATGGATCGTGCCCTGATCTATGTGACGGGCGGCGCGGCTGTCGGTGGCGTGGACATGAAGATCAGGATCGACCCCGCAGTGGGCGGCGGTGGCGATGCGGACGACACTGAAACGCGCTGGGGCTGGACGCTCGGCGGCGGATTCGAATATGCCTTCACCGACGAGGTGAGCGCCAATATCGAATACCGCTATACCGATCTTGGCGACACCCAGATCTTCCTGGACAACAACGACGCCGTGGGCGACATCAAATTTGACAATGCCTTCCACGCCGTGCGCGTCGGCTTGAGCTGGCACTTCGGCAGCGATTTGTGA
- a CDS encoding DUF3300 domain-containing protein, which yields MSLISHIKSIGLTVATITIFMAQDPAIPWAQEFGPTPAAAQASESQALSADQLETLVARIALYPDDLVALVMASSLYPLQLVQANRYLSDVKTKPDLKPDPDWDGSVIALLNYPDIIKMMNDDLKWTEQLGDAVVSQQKDLLVAVQELRDRAVASGVLKSDSKVTIQEQNDNVIITPAKKEATYVPQYDPAILSPTYVYEEGAPPPVYYGDPYPSYYYPYAPYWPGFFTGMFWGAAIDWDDWHSWGGDVDIDIDINNMRDRVEHWDRNNLNNINWDRNKFNFDRDTINNRLRENNRDRLDRKGDRGNRVQNLPAGGNRISGNDVRRDVQQGLKKQAQQRPANAGNRKPGQGANRPSTRPSQGAKAAQRNKGGGAGNRAAQRPASKVDRRPKQMSGLGDYDRGRATKQYSKRGQASRGGRGGYGGGQKIRRPSGGRGRGGGGRGGGGRGGRR from the coding sequence ATGTCACTGATCAGCCACATCAAGTCAATTGGCCTGACCGTTGCCACGATCACGATCTTCATGGCCCAGGATCCCGCCATCCCATGGGCGCAGGAGTTTGGACCGACGCCGGCCGCGGCCCAGGCCAGCGAGTCGCAGGCCCTCTCAGCCGACCAGCTTGAAACCCTCGTCGCGCGCATTGCGCTTTACCCGGATGATCTGGTGGCGCTTGTCATGGCCTCCTCCCTTTACCCCCTACAGCTCGTTCAGGCCAATCGCTACCTCTCCGACGTCAAGACCAAGCCGGACCTCAAACCGGACCCGGATTGGGACGGCAGCGTTATCGCGCTGCTCAACTACCCGGACATCATCAAGATGATGAATGACGATCTCAAATGGACCGAGCAGCTGGGCGACGCGGTGGTCAGCCAGCAGAAAGACCTTCTGGTGGCCGTCCAGGAACTGCGCGACCGGGCCGTGGCGAGCGGCGTCCTGAAGTCAGACAGCAAGGTTACCATTCAGGAGCAGAATGACAATGTGATCATCACACCGGCGAAGAAGGAAGCGACGTATGTGCCGCAATATGACCCGGCCATTCTAAGCCCGACTTATGTTTATGAGGAAGGCGCTCCCCCGCCCGTCTATTATGGCGACCCCTACCCCTCCTACTATTATCCCTACGCGCCCTATTGGCCTGGATTTTTCACCGGCATGTTCTGGGGCGCGGCGATCGACTGGGACGACTGGCATTCCTGGGGCGGCGATGTCGACATCGATATCGACATCAACAATATGCGCGACCGCGTCGAGCACTGGGACAGGAACAACCTCAACAACATCAACTGGGACAGAAACAAGTTCAACTTCGACCGGGACACGATCAACAATCGCCTGAGGGAAAACAATCGCGATCGGCTCGATCGCAAGGGTGACCGCGGCAATCGTGTTCAAAATTTGCCCGCCGGCGGCAACAGGATCTCGGGCAACGATGTAAGACGTGATGTGCAGCAGGGCTTGAAGAAGCAGGCTCAGCAAAGACCTGCAAATGCGGGAAACCGCAAGCCGGGGCAAGGTGCCAATCGTCCTTCCACCAGGCCCAGCCAGGGTGCGAAGGCTGCGCAGAGAAACAAGGGCGGCGGCGCCGGCAACCGGGCCGCGCAGCGCCCCGCCTCCAAGGTCGACAGGCGTCCCAAGCAGATGTCCGGTCTGGGTGACTATGACCGGGGACGCGCGACCAAGCAGTATTCCAAGCGGGGGCAAGCCAGTCGTGGCGGCAGAGGAGGCTATGGCGGCGGCCAGAAGATAAGGCGACCCAGCGGTGGGCGCGGCAGAGGCGGTGGCGGCCGAGGCGGTGGCGGCCGTGGCGGACGCCGCTGA
- a CDS encoding DUF6496 domain-containing protein, with protein sequence MRSARARKTSKSASKDVERAMHKRKKGTLKSGRSGTTVTSRKQAITIGLSEARREGKKVAPKKASRKKS encoded by the coding sequence ATGCGGAGTGCTCGGGCACGCAAGACTTCGAAGAGCGCCTCCAAGGACGTGGAGAGGGCGATGCACAAGCGCAAGAAGGGCACGCTCAAGAGTGGCCGAAGCGGCACGACAGTAACGAGCAGAAAGCAAGCCATCACCATCGGCCTGTCGGAAGCGCGTCGCGAGGGCAAGAAGGTTGCTCCCAAGAAGGCCTCCAGAAAGAAGAGTTAG
- a CDS encoding tetratricopeptide repeat protein, producing the protein MKRKLGLALAGMSFAVVASLSAFAQTLDTLPFSKKMALAKAGDEEAQIAVAQAYEKGEGAKESKLEASKWYGKAADQGNVDAQYRLATLFHEGATGLKKNPERAFKLYQAAAKKGHVEAQNWLGYCYQHGLGVKQDEKAAVEWYQKAADSKLAIAENNLGLMYLGGKGVEQDYGKAFELFERSSNQGYDWGMNNLGGLYEKGWGTEQDLPKALFLYKQAAAKGNEAAAKSEKRLEPQVIQSGGAPAVEPAAAKPDQLGVTTPAAAPEEQPAAQTDDSPPPLSAANPLDAKPPEAKPEEPAAAPIPTPQKKVQSDSSGG; encoded by the coding sequence ATGAAACGAAAGTTGGGTCTTGCTCTTGCCGGCATGAGCTTCGCCGTCGTGGCGTCGCTGAGCGCTTTCGCCCAGACGCTCGACACCCTTCCGTTCAGTAAGAAGATGGCGCTCGCCAAGGCTGGCGACGAAGAGGCGCAGATCGCCGTGGCCCAGGCCTATGAGAAGGGCGAAGGTGCCAAGGAAAGCAAGCTCGAGGCGTCGAAATGGTATGGCAAGGCCGCCGATCAGGGAAATGTCGATGCCCAGTACAGGCTGGCGACGCTGTTCCATGAAGGGGCGACCGGCCTCAAGAAGAACCCCGAGCGCGCCTTCAAGCTCTATCAGGCCGCCGCCAAGAAAGGTCATGTCGAGGCGCAGAACTGGCTCGGCTACTGCTATCAGCACGGGCTCGGCGTGAAGCAGGATGAGAAGGCCGCTGTCGAATGGTACCAGAAGGCCGCCGACAGCAAGCTCGCCATCGCCGAGAACAATCTCGGCCTCATGTATCTGGGCGGAAAGGGTGTCGAGCAGGACTACGGCAAAGCCTTCGAGCTGTTCGAGCGTTCGTCCAACCAGGGCTATGACTGGGGCATGAACAATCTGGGCGGCCTCTATGAGAAGGGCTGGGGCACCGAGCAGGATCTGCCCAAGGCGCTCTTCCTCTACAAGCAGGCCGCGGCCAAGGGCAACGAAGCCGCCGCCAAAAGCGAAAAGCGCCTCGAGCCGCAGGTCATCCAATCGGGCGGCGCGCCGGCCGTCGAGCCCGCGGCCGCCAAGCCCGATCAGCTTGGCGTGACGACGCCAGCCGCCGCGCCTGAAGAGCAGCCCGCCGCCCAGACGGACGATAGCCCGCCGCCGCTCAGCGCCGCCAATCCGCTCGACGCCAAGCCTCCTGAGGCGAAGCCCGAGGAGCCGGCGGCCGCGCCGATTCCCACCCCGCAGAAAAAGGTCCAGTCCGACTCATCCGGCGGCTAA
- a CDS encoding DUF2147 domain-containing protein — MRTISLAVLGLLATTGFALAADPSGTWRLDNGKVTVKVRQCGAEVCANIVGLKEPTYKDGKPKIDKYNKNPALRDRPLMGLAVLSNMKPTGDNTWAGNIYNADDGRTYSATMTLNGNTMKLKGCVAGIFCKTNTFRKLN; from the coding sequence ATGAGAACCATCAGCCTCGCCGTTCTCGGACTGTTGGCCACAACCGGCTTTGCCCTGGCGGCAGATCCGTCAGGCACATGGCGTCTGGACAACGGCAAAGTGACCGTGAAAGTCCGCCAGTGCGGCGCCGAAGTCTGCGCCAATATCGTCGGCCTTAAGGAGCCCACCTACAAGGACGGCAAGCCGAAGATCGACAAGTACAACAAGAATCCCGCCTTGCGTGACCGCCCGCTGATGGGGCTCGCGGTGCTCAGCAACATGAAGCCGACCGGCGACAACACCTGGGCCGGCAATATTTACAATGCCGATGACGGCCGCACCTACAGCGCCACCATGACGCTCAACGGCAACACCATGAAGCTGAAGGGCTGCGTCGCCGGCATCTTCTGCAAGACCAACACGTTCAGGAAGCTCAACTGA
- a CDS encoding dienelactone hydrolase family protein yields MFSIGNRTTLDLLADIQPHAEMSRRRFLAQATKTIGTLPVLATLPGMLLSDAIAAQVAPDDPRVRTERLSIQEKWGKLDCYLARPSGDVGALPGIIVAHDKLGLTPHFEDMARRFALEGFVAIAPDYASRFGGTPSEPGPALEIVGMTTSPDMTTDTQTAMLQLNEIGAKKLGAVGYGLGGTAVGYAAARLPDLMAVTLYYGHPTPLADIGRLKAPLLINLAGKDQFVDPEIPGFVEAMKKTGVKFELYTYEGTVRGFDDDSAPTNYSADAARLAWSRTLTFLKSALV; encoded by the coding sequence ATGTTCAGTATTGGAAATCGGACAACTCTCGATCTTTTGGCCGATATACAGCCGCATGCAGAGATGAGCCGTAGAAGGTTCCTCGCCCAGGCCACAAAAACCATCGGAACGCTCCCTGTTCTGGCCACTTTGCCGGGGATGCTGCTCTCCGATGCGATAGCCGCTCAAGTCGCCCCCGATGATCCGCGCGTCAGAACCGAAAGGCTGTCGATACAAGAAAAATGGGGGAAGCTCGATTGCTATCTCGCCCGCCCAAGCGGAGATGTCGGGGCTCTGCCCGGCATAATTGTCGCTCACGACAAGCTCGGGCTGACGCCTCACTTTGAGGATATGGCCCGCCGATTTGCTCTCGAGGGATTTGTCGCGATAGCCCCCGACTATGCCTCGCGCTTTGGGGGCACACCAAGCGAGCCCGGACCGGCTTTGGAAATTGTCGGGATGACAACGTCACCCGACATGACCACCGATACACAGACGGCGATGCTCCAGCTAAATGAGATCGGGGCAAAGAAACTTGGTGCGGTTGGATACGGATTAGGCGGAACAGCCGTCGGTTATGCGGCTGCGAGATTGCCCGATCTGATGGCTGTTACGCTCTATTATGGACATCCAACGCCTCTGGCGGACATTGGCCGCCTCAAGGCGCCACTCCTGATCAATCTTGCCGGCAAGGATCAATTTGTCGACCCGGAGATCCCGGGCTTCGTTGAAGCGATGAAGAAGACCGGGGTGAAATTCGAGCTGTATACTTACGAAGGCACGGTGCGAGGATTTGATGACGATAGCGCCCCAACGAATTATTCGGCTGACGCAGCGAGGCTCGCCTGGTCACGCACACTCACCTTCTTGAAATCGGCACTTGTCTGA